In Rhodoferax koreense, a genomic segment contains:
- a CDS encoding ParA family protein yields the protein MPLVVFNQKGGVGKSTITCNLAAISASEGLRTLVIDLDPQGNSSAYLLGETASEEHPSVAGFFEHCLSYSLRTVPPTEFIVATPHENLDLMPSSPLLGEMEGKLESRHKLYKLREALQQLGATYDRIYIDTPPALNFYTRSALMGARACLIPFDCDEFARKALYTLLDNVAEIRADHNPGLVVEGIVVNQFQPRANLPQRMVDELVAEGLPVLQPYLTSSVKVRESHEQSLPMIYLDPQHKLTQAMVALHGVLQGLRAA from the coding sequence ATGCCGCTTGTCGTCTTCAACCAAAAAGGGGGAGTGGGCAAATCCACCATCACCTGCAACCTGGCCGCCATCAGCGCCAGCGAAGGCCTGCGCACGCTGGTGATCGACCTCGATCCGCAGGGCAACTCCAGCGCCTACCTGCTGGGTGAAACGGCCAGTGAAGAGCATCCGAGCGTGGCCGGCTTCTTCGAGCATTGCCTGAGCTACAGCCTGCGCACCGTGCCGCCCACCGAGTTCATCGTGGCCACGCCGCACGAAAACCTGGACCTCATGCCCTCGAGCCCGCTGCTCGGCGAGATGGAGGGTAAACTCGAATCGCGCCACAAGCTGTACAAGCTACGCGAGGCACTGCAGCAGCTGGGTGCGACCTACGACCGCATCTACATCGACACGCCGCCGGCACTGAACTTCTACACCCGCTCGGCCCTGATGGGCGCGCGCGCCTGCCTGATCCCGTTCGACTGCGACGAGTTCGCCCGCAAGGCGCTGTACACCCTGCTCGACAACGTGGCCGAGATCCGCGCCGACCACAATCCCGGTCTGGTCGTCGAAGGCATCGTCGTCAACCAGTTCCAGCCGCGCGCCAACCTGCCCCAGCGCATGGTCGACGAACTCGTGGCCGAAGGCCTGCCGGTGCTGCAGCCCTACCTCACCTCGTCGGTGAAGGTGCGCGAATCGCACGAACAGTCGCTGCCGATGATCTACCTCGACCCGCAACACAAGCTGACGCAGGCGATGGTGGCGCTGCACGGGGTGTTGCAGGGGCTGCGGGCGGCGTAG
- a CDS encoding MFS transporter has product MSAPSPPLSSSEPAIAPFSRRIPLIVAAAFFMETLDSTIVTTALPAIAKSFNATTLSLSLSISAYLVALAVFVPTAGWASDRFGARRLFAGAIALFTLSSLLCALSPNLWSFIAARTLQGVAAAFMSPVGRLVVLRSTPKQRLIEAIGLITWPGLIGPVLGPPLGGLISTYASWHWIFLINIPLGIAGVWMVLRHVPDEVTGRRTPFDVRGFGLTALALAALVHGLALLGEAQGAASTALVWLTAACMSGALAIRHALRHPTPMLDLRAARVPTFAISMLTAGMMARIAISATPFLLPLMFQIGFGLDAFRAGLMLLVYMGGNLAMKSATTPVLRRFGFRRVLTLNGLLCAAAMAACGLLTPGLSLAVIYPVLFIAGMSRSMHFTTVSSLAFADIAADQRAGASTISAMAQQVAATLGVAFAVLALAFFQNLRGASALSLADFQRALLAGAALMALAALYSLRLAPDAGIEVSGKG; this is encoded by the coding sequence TTGTCCGCGCCTTCCCCTCCTCTGTCCTCCTCCGAACCGGCCATCGCGCCGTTCTCGCGCCGCATCCCGCTGATCGTGGCCGCAGCCTTCTTCATGGAAACGCTGGACAGCACCATCGTCACCACCGCGCTGCCGGCCATTGCCAAAAGCTTCAACGCGACCACGCTGAGCCTGAGCCTGAGCATCTCGGCCTACCTGGTGGCGCTGGCGGTGTTCGTACCCACGGCGGGCTGGGCCAGCGACCGTTTCGGTGCCCGCCGGCTGTTCGCGGGTGCGATCGCGTTGTTCACGCTGTCTTCGCTGCTGTGCGCGCTGAGCCCGAACCTGTGGAGCTTCATCGCCGCACGCACGCTGCAAGGCGTGGCCGCCGCCTTCATGTCGCCGGTGGGCCGGCTGGTGGTCCTGCGCAGCACGCCGAAGCAGCGGCTCATCGAAGCCATCGGCCTGATCACCTGGCCCGGCCTGATCGGCCCGGTGCTCGGGCCGCCGCTGGGTGGGCTGATCAGCACCTATGCCTCGTGGCACTGGATCTTCCTGATCAACATCCCGCTGGGCATCGCTGGCGTCTGGATGGTGCTGCGCCATGTGCCCGACGAGGTGACGGGCAGGCGCACACCGTTCGACGTGCGCGGCTTCGGGCTCACCGCGCTGGCGCTGGCGGCGCTGGTGCACGGCCTGGCGCTGCTCGGCGAAGCGCAGGGCGCAGCCAGCACGGCATTGGTGTGGCTGACGGCGGCGTGCATGTCGGGTGCACTGGCGATCCGCCATGCGCTGCGACACCCCACGCCGATGCTGGACCTGCGCGCCGCACGCGTGCCGACCTTTGCCATCAGCATGCTCACCGCCGGCATGATGGCGCGCATCGCCATCAGCGCCACGCCCTTCCTGCTGCCGCTGATGTTCCAGATCGGCTTCGGCCTCGACGCGTTCCGGGCCGGGCTGATGCTGCTGGTCTACATGGGCGGCAACCTGGCGATGAAGAGCGCCACCACGCCGGTGCTGCGCCGCTTCGGCTTTCGCCGCGTGTTGACCCTGAACGGCCTGCTCTGCGCCGCGGCCATGGCGGCCTGCGGCCTGCTCACGCCGGGCCTGTCGCTGGCCGTCATCTACCCGGTGCTGTTCATTGCGGGCATGAGCCGCTCGATGCACTTCACCACCGTCAGCTCCCTGGCCTTCGCCGACATCGCCGCCGACCAGCGCGCCGGCGCCAGCACGATCAGCGCCATGGCCCAGCAGGTGGCGGCCACGCTGGGTGTGGCGTTCGCGGTGCTGGCGCTGGCGTTTTTCCAGAACCTGCGCGGCGCGTCCGCGCTATCGCTGGCCGACTTTCAGCGTGCCTTGCTGGCCGGCGCGGCGCTGATGGCGCTGGCGGCGCTCTACTCGCTTCGGCTGGCGCCGGATGCGGGCATCGAGGTTTCGGGGAAAGGGTAG
- a CDS encoding GGDEF domain-containing protein yields the protein MNFAVPERPRGLVYALLPLLHFASVKLTFLCAVTPENEVVVWLPNAVLLAALLHFRGQRGVVMAALTFCSDVTANLGAFSWQEAVLLSGVNLAEVFVTYSLMRRAQTSPRLERIQDFGKFIVAGPLAGALMAGLMGAAVLKVMQGTATPYLTLVRLWWFGDGLGLLIYTPLLLAFTQPAPTMPRLHRLDIAILLLSLGLAVVVFTSRGGQIGEVSVTPTLLLPSTLFLAVRFGLRWTALGVALISLLLAWVLSHGHQPFGAVDIHLEIVRAQEFIFTLCTIGIGFAIVLAQLTAHERELEHKVRERTQALESSNTRLATLSATDGLTGIANRRRFDEVLAGEWRRAARSGQALTLVMLDVDFFKAYNDHYGHLAGDDCLRRIAALLSAQFRRTGDVLARYGGEEFVLLTSAHDAADAWLIAETARQSLQTMALPHAMSPFGTVTASLGVAMHVPVVGESVDVLLRRADQALYQAKAQGRNRTSQ from the coding sequence GTGAATTTTGCTGTACCGGAACGCCCGCGTGGGCTGGTCTATGCGTTGTTGCCGCTGCTGCATTTCGCCAGCGTGAAGCTGACTTTCCTGTGCGCCGTCACCCCTGAAAACGAGGTGGTGGTGTGGTTGCCGAATGCCGTGCTGCTGGCCGCGCTGCTGCACTTTCGGGGCCAGCGTGGCGTCGTCATGGCGGCGCTGACTTTCTGCTCCGACGTCACCGCCAACCTGGGCGCGTTTTCCTGGCAGGAGGCCGTGCTGCTCAGCGGCGTGAACCTGGCCGAAGTCTTCGTCACCTACAGCCTCATGCGCCGGGCACAGACCTCGCCGCGCCTGGAGCGCATCCAGGATTTCGGCAAGTTCATCGTGGCCGGCCCCCTGGCCGGCGCGCTGATGGCCGGCCTGATGGGTGCGGCCGTATTGAAGGTCATGCAAGGCACGGCTACGCCCTATCTGACCTTGGTCAGGCTGTGGTGGTTCGGCGACGGGCTGGGCCTGCTGATCTACACGCCGTTGCTGCTGGCCTTCACCCAGCCTGCACCCACCATGCCGAGGCTGCACCGACTGGACATCGCCATCCTGCTGTTGAGCCTGGGACTCGCTGTCGTGGTGTTCACCAGCCGTGGCGGCCAGATCGGCGAGGTCTCGGTCACGCCGACGCTTCTGCTGCCCTCCACCCTGTTCCTGGCGGTGCGTTTCGGCCTGCGCTGGACCGCCTTGGGCGTGGCGCTGATCTCGCTCTTGCTGGCCTGGGTGCTGAGCCACGGGCACCAGCCATTCGGCGCCGTGGACATCCATCTCGAGATCGTGCGCGCGCAGGAATTCATCTTCACCCTGTGCACCATCGGCATTGGCTTCGCCATCGTGCTGGCCCAGTTGACGGCCCACGAACGCGAGCTGGAGCACAAAGTGCGCGAGCGCACGCAGGCGCTGGAAAGCTCCAACACCCGGCTGGCCACGCTGAGCGCCACCGATGGCCTGACCGGCATCGCCAATCGGCGCCGCTTCGACGAGGTGCTGGCCGGCGAATGGCGCCGCGCCGCGCGCAGCGGCCAGGCGTTGACGCTGGTGATGCTGGACGTGGATTTCTTCAAGGCCTACAACGACCACTACGGCCACCTTGCGGGGGACGACTGCTTGCGCAGGATCGCCGCCCTGCTGTCGGCCCAGTTCCGCCGCACGGGCGACGTGCTGGCACGGTACGGTGGCGAGGAATTCGTGCTGTTGACGTCTGCCCACGACGCCGCCGATGCATGGCTGATCGCCGAAACCGCGCGCCAGTCGCTGCAGACGATGGCGTTGCCGCACGCGATGTCGCCTTTCGGCACGGTCACAGCCAGCCTGGGTGTGGCCATGCACGTGCCCGTCGTGGGCGAATCGGTGGATGTGCTGCTCCGGCGGGCCGACCAAGCCCTCTACCAGGCCAAGGCCCAGGGGCGCAATCGCACGAGCCAGTAA
- a CDS encoding AEC family transporter, with the protein MFQILNLTAPIYLIIAVGFLAVRHGLFSKDDTRVMGRFVIQFCVPALIFRALSQRSLHDVLNAPYLIAYALGSVGVSLGMMAYAYKRRGHAMPMAAMQGLGVSASNSAFIGYPILTQTIGPAMAGVGLALSMIIENLVALPLALAMADSGGHDGSGRQRWHQTLARTLRGLLKNPMIIAILAGFAFAMLNVQLPEVLSRTVQIVATAASPVALFVIGGSLVGLKLGGVRRDIANVAVGKLVLHPLAVFCVLWLLPPLDPQLRIAAVVLAGMPMLSMYPVVAQRYHGEGFCAAALLVTTVASFVSISLLLWGMHAVLGWTP; encoded by the coding sequence ATGTTCCAAATCCTCAACCTCACCGCCCCGATCTACCTGATCATCGCCGTCGGCTTCCTGGCCGTGCGCCACGGCCTGTTCAGCAAGGACGACACCCGGGTCATGGGCCGCTTCGTGATCCAGTTCTGCGTGCCCGCGCTGATCTTTCGCGCCCTGTCGCAGCGTTCGCTGCACGACGTGCTGAACGCGCCGTACCTCATCGCCTATGCGCTCGGCTCGGTGGGTGTCTCGCTCGGCATGATGGCCTACGCGTACAAGCGCCGCGGCCATGCGATGCCGATGGCGGCGATGCAGGGCCTGGGCGTGTCGGCGTCGAACAGCGCCTTCATCGGCTACCCCATCCTGACGCAGACCATCGGCCCGGCCATGGCTGGCGTGGGCCTGGCCTTGTCGATGATCATCGAGAACCTGGTGGCGCTGCCGCTCGCGCTGGCCATGGCCGACAGCGGCGGCCACGACGGAAGCGGCCGGCAGCGCTGGCACCAGACGCTGGCGCGCACCTTGAGGGGCTTGCTGAAGAACCCGATGATCATCGCCATCCTGGCCGGCTTCGCGTTCGCCATGCTCAATGTGCAACTGCCAGAGGTGCTGAGCCGTACCGTGCAGATCGTGGCCACGGCGGCGAGCCCGGTGGCGCTGTTCGTGATCGGCGGCTCGCTGGTCGGACTGAAGCTCGGCGGCGTGCGGCGCGACATCGCCAACGTCGCCGTGGGCAAGCTCGTGCTGCACCCATTGGCCGTGTTCTGTGTGCTGTGGCTGCTGCCGCCGCTCGATCCGCAACTGCGTATCGCCGCCGTGGTGCTGGCTGGCATGCCGATGCTCAGCATGTACCCGGTGGTGGCGCAGCGTTACCACGGCGAGGGCTTCTGCGCGGCGGCGCTGCTGGTGACGACGGTGGCGTCCTTCGTGTCGATCAGCCTGCTGCTCTGGGGCATGCATGCGGTGTTGGGGTGGACGCCGTAA
- a CDS encoding shikimate dehydrogenase family protein, with product MIRGTTSVIAHIGFPTFAFKAPMIYNPYFEHAGIDAVVVPMGCQAEDFPTFLRSVFKLTNIGGALITMPHKVTTVALLDEASPTVQIAGSCNAVRRGPGGQLQGDMFDGEGFVRGVLRKGFALQGKRALVVGSGGVGSAIAASLAGAGLGGIALFDMHDASAQALGGRLKQHYPDMEVTTGSNDPAGFDIVVNATPMGMNEGDALPMDVSRIAPTTFVGEVVMKSEMTAFLAAAKARGCPTQIGTDMLFEQIPAYLEFFGLPTTTPEVLRSVAKLSY from the coding sequence ATGATCCGCGGCACCACTTCCGTCATCGCCCACATCGGCTTTCCCACCTTCGCCTTCAAGGCACCGATGATCTACAACCCCTATTTCGAACACGCCGGCATCGACGCCGTGGTGGTGCCCATGGGCTGCCAGGCGGAGGACTTCCCGACGTTCCTGCGCTCGGTGTTCAAGCTCACCAACATCGGCGGCGCGCTGATCACCATGCCGCACAAGGTCACCACCGTGGCTTTGCTCGACGAAGCCTCGCCTACGGTGCAGATTGCGGGCTCGTGCAACGCCGTGCGCCGCGGGCCGGGCGGCCAGTTGCAGGGCGACATGTTCGACGGCGAAGGCTTCGTGCGCGGCGTGCTGCGCAAGGGTTTTGCCCTCCAGGGCAAGCGCGCGCTGGTGGTGGGCAGCGGCGGCGTGGGCTCGGCCATTGCCGCGTCGTTGGCCGGCGCGGGCCTGGGCGGCATCGCCCTGTTCGACATGCACGACGCTTCCGCGCAGGCGCTCGGCGGCCGGCTCAAGCAGCATTACCCCGACATGGAAGTCACCACCGGCTCGAACGATCCGGCCGGCTTCGACATCGTGGTCAATGCCACGCCGATGGGCATGAACGAAGGCGACGCGCTGCCCATGGACGTGTCGCGCATCGCACCGACCACCTTCGTCGGCGAAGTGGTGATGAAGAGCGAGATGACGGCCTTCCTCGCGGCAGCCAAGGCCCGTGGCTGCCCGACCCAGATCGGCACCGACATGTTGTTCGAGCAGATCCCGGCCTACCTGGAGTTCTTCGGCCTGCCGACGACCACGCCGGAAGTGCTGCGCTCCGTCGCGAAATTGAGCTACTGA
- a CDS encoding bifunctional sugar phosphate isomerase/epimerase/4-hydroxyphenylpyruvate dioxygenase family protein produces MRRCIATVSLSGMLREKLQAAAAARFDGVEIFENDLLQFPGTPRDVRRIADDLGLTIDLFQPFRDFDGVSPAQLLRNLERAERKFDVMQELGAPLILVCTNAQPSASGDIALLAEQMHQLAERAALRGLRIGYEALAWAPKINHYWQAWEVVQKADHPHLGLVLDSFHTLALRDDPLPIAQLPGEKIFFLQLADAPWIDTDVLSHSRHYRCFPGQGEFEMAKFTAAVIDAGYTGPLSLEIFNDEFRAAPARPTAADAMRSLRWLEEQVRGVTSLKTGLPLAENRRVSLFDPPAPPQLQGWSFVEFAVDAASAERLAAMLHTIGFQKIGRHRSKAVDLYGQGEVRVVLNLEEDSFARSYFETHGVSACATALATTDALAALGRAEALGCTRMAGRVGQNELTIPAVRAPDGSLLYFFDVHSGGEHGFEADFVLEENRSADTAFGDKARIDHIVQVLPTGQVEPWTLFYRAVLGLQPTPAVVMNDPYGIIKSRVVASREREVRYALNVSERASTSTARTVSQFGGAGVQQIAVAVPDLVATARRLKRQGASLLPVPGNYYDDLVAKYDIEPALLAAMREFGIFYDRTADGELLQLYTTPFDDRFFFGIIERRGNYQDYGVANAPFSLAALAQWRDSQH; encoded by the coding sequence ATGCGCCGTTGTATCGCCACCGTTTCGCTGTCCGGCATGTTGCGCGAGAAACTGCAGGCCGCGGCCGCAGCGCGCTTCGACGGCGTCGAGATCTTCGAGAACGATCTGCTCCAGTTCCCCGGCACCCCGCGCGACGTGCGCCGCATTGCCGACGACCTGGGCCTGACGATCGACCTGTTCCAGCCCTTTCGTGATTTCGATGGCGTGAGCCCGGCGCAACTGCTGCGCAATCTGGAGCGCGCCGAGCGCAAGTTCGACGTGATGCAGGAGCTCGGCGCGCCGCTGATCCTGGTGTGCACCAATGCCCAGCCGTCGGCGTCGGGCGACATCGCGTTGCTGGCCGAGCAGATGCACCAGCTTGCCGAACGCGCCGCCCTGCGTGGCCTGCGTATCGGCTACGAGGCCCTGGCCTGGGCGCCGAAGATCAACCACTACTGGCAGGCCTGGGAAGTGGTCCAGAAGGCCGACCATCCGCACCTGGGCCTGGTGCTCGACAGTTTCCACACCCTGGCGCTGCGCGACGACCCACTGCCCATCGCCCAGTTGCCCGGCGAGAAGATCTTCTTCCTGCAACTTGCCGACGCGCCCTGGATCGACACCGACGTGCTGAGCCACAGCCGCCACTACCGCTGTTTCCCCGGCCAGGGCGAGTTCGAGATGGCCAAGTTCACCGCCGCCGTGATCGATGCCGGCTACACCGGCCCGCTGTCGCTGGAAATCTTCAACGACGAATTCCGCGCCGCGCCGGCCCGTCCCACGGCTGCCGATGCGATGCGTTCGCTGCGCTGGCTGGAGGAACAGGTGCGCGGCGTAACCTCGCTCAAGACCGGCTTGCCGCTGGCCGAGAACCGCCGCGTGTCGCTGTTCGATCCGCCGGCGCCGCCCCAGCTGCAGGGCTGGTCGTTCGTCGAGTTCGCGGTGGATGCGGCCAGCGCCGAGCGCCTGGCCGCGATGCTGCACACCATCGGCTTCCAGAAGATCGGCCGGCACCGCTCCAAGGCGGTCGACCTGTACGGCCAGGGCGAAGTCCGCGTGGTGCTGAACCTCGAAGAGGATTCATTCGCGCGTTCGTATTTCGAAACGCACGGCGTGTCGGCCTGCGCCACGGCGCTGGCCACGACCGACGCGCTGGCCGCGCTCGGCCGCGCCGAGGCGTTGGGCTGCACCCGCATGGCCGGCCGCGTGGGGCAGAACGAACTGACCATTCCCGCCGTGCGCGCGCCCGACGGCAGCCTGCTGTATTTCTTTGACGTGCACAGCGGCGGCGAACACGGCTTCGAAGCCGACTTCGTGCTGGAGGAGAACCGCAGCGCCGACACCGCCTTCGGCGACAAGGCCCGCATCGACCACATCGTGCAGGTGCTGCCGACCGGCCAGGTCGAGCCCTGGACGCTGTTCTACCGCGCCGTGCTCGGCCTGCAGCCGACGCCGGCGGTGGTGATGAACGACCCCTACGGCATCATCAAGAGCCGCGTGGTCGCCTCGCGCGAGCGCGAGGTCCGGTATGCGCTCAACGTGTCCGAACGCGCCAGCACCTCGACGGCCCGCACCGTGTCGCAGTTCGGCGGCGCAGGGGTGCAGCAGATCGCCGTGGCCGTGCCCGACCTGGTGGCCACGGCGCGGCGACTCAAGCGCCAGGGGGCGAGCCTGTTGCCGGTGCCCGGCAACTACTACGACGACCTCGTCGCCAAATACGACATCGAGCCCGCACTGCTGGCCGCGATGCGCGAGTTCGGCATCTTCTACGACCGCACGGCCGACGGTGAGCTGCTGCAGCTCTACACCACGCCGTTCGACGACCGCTTCTTCTTCGGCATCATCGAGCGGCGCGGCAACTACCAGGACTACGGTGTGGCGAATGCGCCCTTTTCGCTGGCGGCGCTAGCACAATGGCGAGACAGCCAGCACTGA
- the aroQ gene encoding type II 3-dehydroquinate dehydratase has translation MKILTLHGINLNMFGKRDPKQYGTITLAEIDAQLKALGKELGAEVDAFQTNIEGEMASRIHQAHSDGTAAVIINAGAWTHYSYGIRDALAILSIPIIEVHMSNIHAREEFRHKSVIAELAKGQIAGFGVDSYLLGLRAAVSAVQAAKA, from the coding sequence ATGAAGATCCTCACGCTGCACGGCATCAACCTCAACATGTTCGGCAAACGCGATCCCAAGCAGTACGGCACGATCACGCTCGCGGAAATCGACGCCCAGCTCAAGGCGCTCGGCAAGGAACTCGGCGCCGAAGTTGATGCCTTCCAGACCAACATCGAAGGCGAGATGGCCTCGCGCATCCACCAGGCGCACAGCGACGGCACGGCCGCGGTGATCATCAACGCCGGCGCCTGGACGCACTACAGCTACGGCATCCGCGATGCGCTGGCCATCCTGTCGATCCCGATCATCGAGGTCCACATGTCCAACATCCACGCGCGCGAGGAATTCCGCCACAAGTCGGTGATCGCCGAACTCGCCAAGGGCCAGATCGCCGGCTTCGGCGTGGACAGCTACCTGCTGGGCCTGCGCGCGGCGGTCTCGGCGGTCCAGGCCGCCAAGGCTTGA
- a CDS encoding Gfo/Idh/MocA family protein, whose protein sequence is MPKLRIAVAGAGYIGQAHMDVARRSPTCTLSAVVDPSPAAVALAAAAGVPLYASLEELFAKDRPDGVILATPNQLHVPQALACIAAGLPVLLEKPIAPSVAEGTTLVDAVKRSGAKLLIGHHRAHSPIMAKAREVVASGQLGRLVAVVGSATFFKPDQYYSDGPWRREPGAGPILLNMIHEVHNLRMLCGDIVAVQAFASSATRSFAVEDTVAINLRFSNGALGTFMLSDTAASARSWEQTSQENKAYPSYDDEDCYVISGTNGSLSVPTMRLKTYPRPEDRSWWKPFEVGTVGMVRDDPLKHQIEHFGAVIRGEAEPLVSARDGLLNLNVTEAIVEAARTGRVVELATQ, encoded by the coding sequence ATGCCCAAGCTCAGAATTGCCGTAGCCGGGGCCGGCTACATCGGCCAGGCCCACATGGATGTGGCGCGGCGAAGCCCCACCTGCACCCTTTCGGCAGTCGTCGATCCGTCGCCCGCAGCCGTGGCGCTCGCGGCGGCGGCGGGCGTGCCCTTGTACGCCTCGCTCGAAGAACTGTTCGCCAAGGACCGTCCCGACGGGGTGATCCTGGCCACGCCCAACCAGTTGCACGTGCCGCAGGCGCTGGCCTGCATCGCGGCGGGCTTGCCGGTGCTGCTCGAAAAACCCATCGCACCCAGCGTGGCCGAAGGCACGACGCTGGTCGACGCGGTGAAGCGAAGCGGCGCCAAGCTGCTGATCGGCCACCACCGGGCGCACAGCCCCATCATGGCCAAGGCGCGTGAGGTCGTGGCTTCGGGCCAGCTCGGCCGCCTGGTGGCGGTGGTGGGCAGCGCCACCTTCTTCAAGCCCGACCAGTACTACAGCGACGGCCCCTGGCGACGCGAGCCCGGCGCCGGCCCCATCCTGCTCAACATGATCCACGAGGTGCACAACCTGCGCATGCTGTGCGGCGACATTGTGGCGGTGCAGGCCTTCGCCTCCAGCGCCACGCGCAGCTTCGCGGTGGAAGACACGGTGGCCATCAACCTGCGGTTCTCCAATGGCGCGCTCGGCACCTTCATGCTTTCCGACACCGCGGCCAGCGCGCGCAGCTGGGAGCAGACCTCGCAGGAGAACAAGGCCTATCCGAGCTACGACGACGAGGACTGCTACGTCATCAGTGGCACCAACGGCAGCCTGTCGGTGCCGACCATGCGGCTCAAGACCTATCCACGTCCGGAAGACCGCTCGTGGTGGAAACCCTTCGAGGTCGGCACTGTGGGCATGGTGCGCGACGACCCCCTGAAACACCAGATCGAGCACTTCGGCGCGGTGATCCGCGGCGAGGCCGAGCCGCTGGTCAGCGCCCGCGACGGCCTGCTCAACCTGAACGTCACCGAGGCCATCGTCGAAGCCGCCAGGACTGGCCGCGTCGTCGAACTGGCCACACAATGA
- the aroE gene encoding shikimate dehydrogenase, translating into MTDRYAVIGNPIAQSKSPLIHGMYAEVTGQDIEYTKIEGPLGGFKAAVDAFRAAGGRGLNITAPFKLDAFAYATEHSERARLAGAVNAMKFEGDRVMAENFDGVGLVRDVVHNLGCALAGKRVLVLGAGGATRGALLPFLAEKPAALFIANRTVAKAGELAAAVAGQGAVGFGDYADLEGRQFDIVFNATSASLRAELPPVPASVFASSELAYELAYGKGLTPFLRLAQNAGVKQLADGVGMLAEQAAEAFEWWRGMRPDTRAVIEKLTVPLV; encoded by the coding sequence ATGACCGACCGTTACGCCGTCATCGGCAATCCCATCGCCCAAAGCAAGTCGCCCCTGATCCACGGCATGTACGCCGAAGTCACGGGGCAGGACATCGAATACACCAAGATCGAAGGCCCGCTCGGCGGCTTCAAGGCGGCCGTGGATGCATTCCGCGCCGCCGGTGGCCGCGGCCTCAACATCACCGCGCCCTTCAAGCTCGACGCCTTCGCCTATGCGACGGAACATTCTGAACGTGCCCGGCTCGCCGGCGCGGTGAATGCAATGAAGTTCGAAGGCGACCGCGTAATGGCCGAAAACTTCGACGGCGTGGGCCTGGTGCGCGACGTGGTGCACAACCTGGGTTGCGCCCTGGCTGGCAAGCGTGTGCTGGTGCTCGGTGCCGGCGGTGCCACGCGCGGCGCGCTGCTGCCTTTCCTCGCCGAGAAGCCGGCGGCGCTTTTCATCGCCAACCGCACCGTGGCCAAGGCGGGTGAACTCGCGGCCGCCGTCGCGGGGCAGGGTGCCGTGGGCTTTGGTGACTACGCCGACCTGGAAGGCCGGCAGTTCGACATCGTGTTCAACGCCACCTCGGCCAGCTTGCGTGCCGAACTGCCGCCGGTGCCGGCCAGCGTCTTCGCCTCGAGCGAGCTGGCTTATGAACTGGCCTACGGCAAGGGGCTGACGCCTTTCCTGCGGCTGGCGCAGAACGCCGGTGTGAAGCAACTCGCCGACGGCGTCGGCATGCTGGCCGAGCAGGCGGCCGAGGCCTTCGAATGGTGGCGTGGCATGCGGCCCGATACGCGCGCCGTGATCGAGAAGCTGACCGTGCCGCTGGTCTGA
- a CDS encoding MaoC family dehydratase: protein MIIPKFNFTTPERYWDDAREGDSCTSPTYEVTGARIDAYAELTGDYTPVHVDEAYANASHFGCRVAHGLMGLSVADGLKTQCEYRFLPGMSLGWTWDFLLPIKIGDVLQVRFTVGSMRASKSKPGWGIVVLPSELFNQHGQVVQKGEHRLMIPRRPGTY, encoded by the coding sequence ATGATCATTCCGAAATTCAACTTCACCACCCCCGAGCGCTACTGGGACGACGCGCGGGAGGGCGACAGCTGCACCAGCCCGACCTACGAGGTGACCGGCGCGCGCATCGACGCCTACGCCGAACTCACCGGTGACTACACGCCGGTGCATGTGGACGAGGCCTATGCCAACGCCTCGCACTTCGGCTGCCGCGTGGCCCACGGCCTGATGGGCCTGTCGGTGGCCGACGGGTTGAAGACGCAGTGCGAATACCGCTTCCTGCCGGGCATGTCGCTGGGCTGGACCTGGGACTTCCTGCTGCCGATCAAGATCGGCGACGTGCTGCAGGTGCGCTTCACCGTGGGCAGCATGCGGGCGAGCAAGAGCAAGCCGGGATGGGGCATCGTGGTGCTGCCGTCGGAACTGTTCAACCAGCACGGCCAGGTGGTGCAGAAGGGCGAACACCGGCTGATGATTCCGCGCCGCCCAGGAACGTACTAA